One Podarcis raffonei isolate rPodRaf1 chromosome 18, rPodRaf1.pri, whole genome shotgun sequence genomic window carries:
- the LOC128405701 gene encoding uncharacterized protein LOC128405701 encodes MPAGWGSHETMRPPRIVWADLVIRVPLHQGRSKVAPKEMQDATFAAAMKQHQGSEGHNLGQRSKRTHLPQRCQDCTRGAEAEDRREPIAPACHAVPPSSAPENGDSQEKRAVRTILVDLRPILEKALDLSDSSPGMSERDSQNDEEHMQMESGDLPTEGGGHSSEMATAASIDTSIPEDTLPPLPRAPFRAPSAHAESTHKASEICPQLDDSTELEETTLLAALTQEPKLRTAVSLPKITPPELGEDHLLQSIKPPASPPDFHLPTQLLLQRLQETTTSRHHSLIAQVLSSLREELLMEEQRLPLDGGDKASPLLQLPSIKAPERKTGGQKVKPFKPSQVATERMLGKFTWRRCHRSVYGAGSAPQATDL; translated from the exons ATGCCAGCTGGCTGGGGCTCCCATGAGACAATGAGGCCGCCGCGCATCGTTTGGGCTGATCTCGTGATCCGGGTCCCTCTCCACCAGGGCCGGTCCAAAG TGGCACCCAAAGAGATGCAAGACGCGACCTTTGCGGCAGCCATGAAGCAGCACCAAGGAAGCGAGGGTCACAATTTGGGCCAAAGGAGCAAGAGGACACATCTGCCCCAGCGCTGCCAGGATTGCACCCGAGGAGCCGAGGCGGAAGACAGAAGGGAGCCCATTGCCCCGGCCTGCCATGCAGTGCCTCCCTCATCCGCTCCAGAAAATGGAGACTCTCAAGAAAAACGTGCCGTCCGAACGATCCTCGTCGACCTGAGACCCATCCTGGAGAAAGCATTGGATCTCTCGGACTCTTCTCCAGGGATGTCGGAGAGAGATTCCCAAAACGATGAAGAACATATGCAGATGGAGAGTGGAGATCTCCCCACTGAAGGAGGAGGACACAGCTCAGAGATGGCCACTGCTGCTTCCATAGATACCAGCATCCCTGAGGACACCTTGCCGCCGCTGCCCAGGGCTCCCTTCCGAGCACCCAGTGCCCACGCTGAGAGCACCCACAAGGCCTCTGAGATCTGTCCTCAGTTGGACGACTCGACTGAGCTTGAGGAAACCACGCTGCTGGCTGCGTTGACCCAGGAACCGAAACTCAGAACAGCTGTTTCCTTGCCTAAGATTACACCGCCAGAGCTAGGAGAAGACCATCTATTGCAATCAATCAAG CCTCCCGCCTCCCCCCCAGACTTCCATCTCcccacacagctgctgctgcagaggctgcAGGAGACGACCACCAGCCGGCATCACTCGCTGATCGCGCAAGTCCTGAGTTCACTGCGGGAGGAACTCTTGATGGAAGAGCAGCGGCTGCCTTTGGATGGTGG GGACAAGGCAAGCCCCCTCCTGCAGCTGCCCAGCATCAAAGCTCCAGAAAGGAAGACGGGAGGCCAGAAGGTGAAGCCTTTCAAGCCCAGCCAAGTGGCCACTGAAAGGATGCTTGGCAAGTTCACCTGGCGCAGGTGCCACAGGTCTGTCTATGGGGCCGGCTCAGCCCCACAAGCCACAGACCTTTGA